The Herpetosiphonaceae bacterium genome includes a region encoding these proteins:
- a CDS encoding cache domain-containing protein has translation MSTPPMTHVESERTLPFWHQLRWRLVASFVLLATVPLLTATVFTLIGMRAQTEQQVINQLESVVELKHDQINRWLEANGLVMDSLLGQPNQRARLVNLAAAPAPDSSEQAAVSDALHNLAVLHAIDGDPYFHRFLLYNRAGRIVAASDTTDIGKVVMNQPYFASSLEEAYVQPPYYAVGSDTLSMIITHPLRDQQGQTIGVLAGQVNLQALGQIMLTRTGLGESGETYLVSEENNYL, from the coding sequence ATGAGCACACCCCCCATGACACATGTCGAATCCGAGCGAACGCTTCCATTCTGGCACCAGCTGCGCTGGCGTCTGGTTGCCAGCTTCGTTCTCCTGGCAACGGTGCCGCTTCTGACGGCGACGGTCTTTACGCTGATCGGGATGCGGGCACAAACAGAGCAGCAGGTCATCAACCAGCTAGAGTCGGTCGTTGAGCTGAAGCACGATCAGATCAACCGGTGGCTCGAGGCCAATGGGCTGGTGATGGATAGCTTGCTTGGTCAGCCCAACCAGCGTGCGCGCCTGGTCAACCTTGCGGCAGCGCCAGCGCCTGACTCGTCCGAGCAGGCTGCCGTGAGCGACGCGCTGCACAACCTTGCGGTGCTGCACGCCATCGACGGCGATCCGTACTTCCATCGGTTCTTGCTCTACAATCGCGCCGGACGGATCGTGGCCGCCTCCGACACGACCGATATTGGCAAAGTGGTGATGAATCAGCCCTATTTTGCGAGCAGCTTGGAGGAAGCGTATGTGCAGCCGCCATACTACGCGGTGGGCAGTGATACCCTGAGCATGATCATCACCCATCCGCTCCGCGATCAACAGGGGCAGACGATCGGCGTGCTGGCGGGGCAGGTTAACCTTCAGGCGCTCGGCCAGATTATGCTGACGCGCACCGGATTGGGCGAGAGCGGCGAAACCTATCTCGTCAGCGAGGAAAACAACTACTTGC
- a CDS encoding ABC transporter substrate-binding protein has product MLILCLLAALVLAGCSSAAPTARTPLTPATIRVQLSWLHTIEWAGFYVAEEHHYYADQALSVRLTPGGEDAQGNYIDPIEVVLRGDADFGVASGGNLVQARANRAPVVAIASIYQRHPMAFTSLAEKQITKPQDLIGKTLHISPDSKLLLDAMLLASGVDPAQVTTEDRTDFTAAPLINGEADIIDTFITNEVVTLKLEGHAINNILPVEYGVEEYPNVIFTTEKMIAEHPDVVERFLRTTLQGMQTAVENPQQVAALAVRHDPSLELRKETEAMYQSVPLLKPMGSQPGLMTAKTWDITYQILRDHGMLKQPLDIKAAYTLAFLDKIYAQ; this is encoded by the coding sequence ATGCTCATCCTCTGTCTGCTCGCCGCGCTGGTGCTTGCCGGTTGTAGCTCCGCTGCTCCAACGGCGCGTACGCCCCTAACTCCTGCGACGATCCGCGTCCAGCTTTCATGGCTGCACACGATCGAGTGGGCCGGATTCTATGTCGCAGAGGAGCACCACTACTATGCCGATCAGGCGCTCAGCGTACGCCTGACACCCGGCGGTGAGGATGCCCAGGGGAACTATATTGACCCGATCGAGGTGGTGCTGCGCGGCGACGCTGATTTTGGTGTGGCAAGCGGCGGTAATCTGGTTCAGGCAAGGGCAAATCGTGCGCCGGTGGTGGCAATCGCCTCGATCTACCAGCGCCATCCAATGGCGTTCACGTCGCTGGCTGAGAAGCAGATCACGAAGCCGCAGGATCTGATCGGCAAGACCCTTCATATCTCGCCCGACAGCAAATTGCTCCTGGACGCCATGCTGCTCGCGAGCGGCGTCGATCCCGCGCAGGTTACGACCGAAGATCGCACCGACTTTACGGCTGCGCCGCTGATCAACGGAGAGGCGGACATCATCGACACGTTTATCACGAACGAGGTCGTCACGCTTAAGCTGGAAGGCCACGCGATCAACAATATTCTGCCGGTCGAGTACGGTGTTGAAGAGTATCCAAACGTGATCTTCACGACCGAGAAGATGATCGCCGAGCATCCCGATGTCGTCGAGCGTTTCCTGCGGACGACGCTCCAGGGTATGCAGACCGCCGTGGAGAATCCTCAGCAGGTCGCGGCGCTGGCCGTACGCCACGATCCGTCTCTGGAGCTGAGAAAAGAGACTGAGGCGATGTATCAGTCGGTGCCGCTGCTCAAGCCGATGGGCAGCCAGCCCGGCCTGATGACCGCGAAGACGTGGGATATTACCTACCAGATCCTCCGCGACCATGGCATGCTGAAGCAGCCGCTCGACATCAAGGCCGCATACACCCTGGCTTTTCTGGACAAGATCTACGCGCAATAG
- a CDS encoding ABC-2 family transporter protein — protein MVVVGVFTLVQGFIGTVLQPNLNRIDESIRTGTKDFNLIKAIDTQFLVSFRYVNIFRRTDAD, from the coding sequence ATGGTCGTCGTAGGCGTGTTTACGCTGGTTCAAGGCTTCATCGGAACCGTTTTGCAGCCCAATCTCAACCGGATCGACGAGAGCATCCGTACGGGAACGAAGGACTTTAACCTGATCAAAGCGATCGATACGCAGTTTCTCGTGTCATTCCGTTATGTCAACATCTTCCGACGAACCGATGCGGATTAG